Proteins encoded by one window of Amaranthus tricolor cultivar Red isolate AtriRed21 chromosome 4, ASM2621246v1, whole genome shotgun sequence:
- the LOC130811562 gene encoding pentatricopeptide repeat-containing protein At1g09900, with product MDVMVPAKQTHEGFYSFHCKHSSSSLITDSRARVFTRVSCNLSSDKVFVCSNTSYIDLSEKFPDVKKVSLRRKQRKNLVCTVSRNEHLAVNGRVSHQERNSRHQFDSDSSSVMSVGPTYDEFESNSHLRRLVRNGELDEAFRYLESMVYRGDIPDIIPCTSLIRGFCRIGKTRKATRVLEILEESGAVPDVITYNVLISGYCKSGEMDNALRLLDRMSVAPDVVTYNTILRSLCDSGKLKQAMKVLGRQMERECYPDVITYTILIEATCKESGVDQAMKLLDEMRSKGCKPDVVTYNVLINGICKEGRLDEALEFLNSMPSFGCQPNVITHNIILRSMCSTGRWMDAERLLSDMLRKGCSPSVVTFNILINFLCRKGLLGRAIDMLEKMPRHGCTPNSLSYNPLLHAFCKEKKMDRALEYLGIMVSRGCYPDIVTYNTLLTALCKDGNIDVALEILNQLSSKGCSPVLITYNTVIDGLSKSGKTEHAIKLLDEMRKKGLQPDIITFSSLVSGLSREGKVEKAINIFYEIEGLGIQPNAVTYNSIMLGLCKARDTARAIDFLAYMVSRGCKPTEATYTILVEGIAYEGLTKEALLLLNELCARGFVKRSSAEQVAVKM from the coding sequence ATGGATGTAATGGTACCTGCTAAGCAAACCCATGAAGGGTTTTATTCATTTCATTGTAAACATAGCAGTAGCTCATTGATAACTGATTCAAGAGCTAGAGTTTTCACTAGGGTTTCTTGCAATTTGAGCTCTGATAAGGTTTTCGTTTGCTCAAACACAAGTTATATTGATTTATCTGAGAAATTTCCTGATGTAAAGAAGGTTAGTTTGCgtagaaaacaaagaaaaaacttggtttgtactGTTTCTAGGAATGAACATTTGGCTGTTAATGGTAGAGTTTCTCACCAAGAAAGGAACTCTCGCCATCAATTTGATAGTGATAGTTCATCTGTTATGTCTGTTGGTCCAACTTATGATGAGTTTGAAAGCAATAGCCATCTTCGTCGTTTGGTTAGAAATGGTGAACTTGATGAAGCCTTTAGATATCTCGAAAGTATGGTTTATCGGGGTGATATCCCTGATATTATTCCGTGTACTAGTTTGATTCGCGGGTTTTGTAGGATTGGTAAAACTAGGAAGGCTACTAGGGTTTTGGAAATTCTTGAGGAGTCTGGTGCGGTCCCTGATGTAATAACCTATAATGTCTTGATTAGTGGATATTGTAAATCGGGGGAGATGGATAATGCACTTAGGCTACTAGACCGTATGAGCGTTGCTCCAGATGTTGTTACCTATAACACGATCTTGCGTAGCTTGTGTGATAGTGGGAAACTGAAGCAGGCAATGAAGGTTCTAGGTCGACAAATGGAACGGGAATGCTACCCTGATGTAATTACTTACACAATTTTGATTGAAGCAACTTGTAAGGAAAGCGGGGTTGATCAAGCAATGAAACTCCTTGATGAAATGAGGAGTAAAGGTTGTAAGCCGGATGTGGTTACCTATAATGTTCTCATTAATGGGATTTGCAAAGAAGGGAGACTAGATGAAGCACTTGAGTTTTTGAATAGCATGCCTTCATTTGGTTGTCAACCGAATGTAATAACTCATAATATTATCTTAAGAAGTATGTGTAGCACCGGAAGATGGATGGATGCCGAGAGATTATTGTCGGACATGCTTCGGAAAGGCTGTTCTCCGAGTGTTGTTACCTTCAATATACTGATCAATTTCTTGTGTCGGAAGGGTTTGTTGGGTCGGGCGATTGATATGTTGGAGAAGATGCCTAGACATGGCTGCACCCCGAATTCCCTAAGCTACAACCCTTTACTCCACGCATTTTGCAAGGAAAAGAAGATGGATAGGGCGCTTGAATACCTTGGTATTATGGTTTCTCGAGGGTGTTATCCTGATATCGTTACCTACAACACTCTCCTTACCGCTTTATGCAAAGATGGGAATATTGATGTTGCTTTGGAGATATTGAATCAATTAAGTAGCAAGGGATGCTCACCCGTTTTGATCACTTACAACACGGTGATTGATGGGCTCTCCAAGTCGGGGAAAACAGAACATGCTATAAAACTTCTTGATGAAATGCGCAAAAAGGGTTTACAACctgatataattactttttcttCTCTAGTTTCCGGGCTTAGTAGAGAGGGAAAAGTCGAAAAAGcaattaatatcttttatgaGATAGAAGGACTTGGAATTCAACCGAATGCAGTTACCTATAATTCTATCATGTTGGGACTTTGCAAGGCACGAGATACTGCACGTGCTATCGACTTCTTGGCTTATATGGTGTCTAGAGGCTGCAAACCTACCGAAGCTACCTACACCATTCTCGTTGAAGGTATTGCATACGAAGGTCTAACGAAAGAGGCATTGCTGTTATTGAATGAATTGTGTGCTAGAGGATTTGTTAAGAGAAGTTCGGCTGAGCAGGTAGCTGTGAAGATGTAG